The following DNA comes from Halorhabdus tiamatea SARL4B.
GCAGGAAGTACCACGACGACCCGATGAAGGTGTCCATCGTGTCGGTCTCCCGGACGGCGTCGCCACCACACTCGGGACACTCGACGTGCTTCCACTCCTCGGCGGCGTCGAGGGGATTGCCGGTCGTGTGGACGAACTCGGGGAGTTCGACCGGCAAATCCTCCTCGGGGACGGGCACTGCGCCGCAGTCGTCACACCAGACCATCGGGATCGGCGTCCCCCAGTAGCGCTGCCGGGAGATGCCCCAGTCCCGCAGGTTGTACTCCGTGTGGTGCTCGCCGTCGAAGACCTCGACGAACCGATCGCGGGCCTCCGCGCTGGTGAGGCCGTCGAACTCGCCGCTGTTGACGAGGTGACCGTCTTCCGTGTAGGCTGCCTCCTGGACGTCCACGTCCGCTGGATCGACCTCGGCGTCCGCCGTGGGTTCGACGACCTGCTGGATCTCGATGTCGTGAGCCTGGGCGAACTCGTGGTCGCGGTCGTCGTGGGCCGGGACCGCATAGAGCGCGCCCGTCCCGATGTCGGTCAGCACGTAGTCGGCGACGTAGACCGGGATCTCCTCGCCCGTCGCCGGATTGATCGCGTACTCGCCGGTGAACACGCCCGAGGTCACGTCGAGGTCGTCCTCGTCGGCTTCCTCGGCCATCTCGACGTACTCGGCGACCTCGTCGTTGTCGTCGGCGATCTCCTGGGCGACGGGGTGGCCCGGCGCGAGCGAGAAGTACGTCGCGCCGTAGATGGTGTCCAAGCGTGTCGTGAAGATGTCGACCTCGCCGTAGCCGGGGATCTCGAAGGCGACGCTCGCGCCCTCCTGTTTGCCGATCCAGTTGCGCTGCATCTCCCGGACGTTGCTGGGCCAGCCGTCCAAGTCGTCCAAGGACTCGTAGAGTTCCTCGGCGTAATCGGTGATCGAGAGGAACCACTGGTCCATCTCGCGGGTCTCGATCGGCGTCTCACACCGCCAGCACACCTCGTCTTCGCCTTCGACCTGTTCGTCCGCCAGCACGGTCTCACACGAGGGACACCAGTTCAACTCGGAACCCTGGCGTTCGACAAGTCCTTCCTCGTGGAAGCGTTCGAACAGCCACTGGTTCCAGCGATAGTAGTCAGGATCACAGGTCGCGAGTTCCCGCTCCCAGTCGTAGCCAAAGCCCATCCGGGAGAGTTGCTCGCGCATCGAGTCGATGCAGGACAGCGTCCAGTCTCTGGGGTTGGTGTCGCGTTCCTCGGCGGCGTTCTCGGCGGGGAGCCCGAAGGAGTCCCACCCCATCGGGTGGAGGACCTCCTCGCCGCGCATGCGCTCGAAGCGGGCGAACGCGTCGGTGATCGTGTAGACGCGGACGTGACCCATGTGGAGGTTCCCCGACGTGTAGGGGAACATCGCCAGGACGTACGCCGGATCCTCGGCGTCGTCCGGGA
Coding sequences within:
- the leuS gene encoding leucine--tRNA ligase codes for the protein MATEHDQRDHGFDHTEIEPAWQDEWAEADIFRIPDDAEDPAYVLAMFPYTSGNLHMGHVRVYTITDAFARFERMRGEEVLHPMGWDSFGLPAENAAEERDTNPRDWTLSCIDSMREQLSRMGFGYDWERELATCDPDYYRWNQWLFERFHEEGLVERQGSELNWCPSCETVLADEQVEGEDEVCWRCETPIETREMDQWFLSITDYAEELYESLDDLDGWPSNVREMQRNWIGKQEGASVAFEIPGYGEVDIFTTRLDTIYGATYFSLAPGHPVAQEIADDNDEVAEYVEMAEEADEDDLDVTSGVFTGEYAINPATGEEIPVYVADYVLTDIGTGALYAVPAHDDRDHEFAQAHDIEIQQVVEPTADAEVDPADVDVQEAAYTEDGHLVNSGEFDGLTSAEARDRFVEVFDGEHHTEYNLRDWGISRQRYWGTPIPMVWCDDCGAVPVPEEDLPVELPEFVHTTGNPLDAAEEWKHVECPECGGDAVRETDTMDTFIGSSWYFLRYASPDLEDAPFDSERASDWLPVDQYVGGIEHATMHLIYARFFTKVLDDVDLLDGVREPFENLTNQGMVLGEDGNKMSKSRDNGVSPTRIIEEYGADTARLFIMEAAQPEKEFAWSAEGVRSAHDFLQSLYTLALEYARGDVATGGDTTIAEYVDREIAATAARATTEYEDFRFNHALQAVRELVSLLRRYREVTAVDPATFEDGLLAATKLLAPVAPHVGEEIWDALGGEGLLAEAAWPDSEAPADYALERRLIEDTREDVRDIVETVGIADPETITLALAPAWMHEVADVARDADNVVPAVMQNEDLQQHGEDAADYAKDLAGRGHVEAFLAPERELAALERAAWLIEREFDADVTVLAAEDAPDDLAGKAEPGRPAIDIAE